A stretch of Sinorhizobium meliloti DNA encodes these proteins:
- a CDS encoding sensor histidine kinase, with product MSRISVLFRTTAVRLSALYLVLFSLCAAFLVFYVTGMSERLLQQQTRDSIAAEVTQIADVYDRAGINGLLRSLERRARQPGANLYVIAGPNGEILAGNVAALQPGLLDDEGWKSEPFRYRRFTDESRAERHVALAQVLVLDNGLRILVGRDLQEPEKFRVLVRQALMVALGIMGLGALVIWFGIGRNALRRIDRMSEASTKIMAGDLSQRLPTSGSGDEFDRLSESLNAMLERIEKLNEGLKQVSDNIAHDLKTPLTRLRNKAEAALADTEGSNQSGALEQIIAESDQLIRTFNALLMISRVEAGSAVAEMSEVDLARIVADCVELYEPLAEDKEMRIEAEAAPGVAISGNRELISQALGNLIDNAIKYAEGAENPLIRVEMMRSDRHVVLTVADHGPGIPENMRGEVVKRFVRLDESRSKPGTGLGLSLVDAVMEMHRGSLELSATEEDGRGLAVRMVFPAVAT from the coding sequence ATGAGCAGGATCAGCGTGCTGTTCAGGACGACTGCAGTCCGGCTCTCTGCGCTCTATCTGGTCCTGTTCTCCCTTTGCGCCGCCTTCCTCGTCTTCTACGTGACCGGCATGTCGGAGCGTCTCCTGCAGCAGCAGACGCGCGACTCGATCGCCGCCGAGGTAACCCAGATTGCGGATGTCTACGACCGCGCCGGGATCAACGGGCTGCTTCGCTCGCTGGAGCGTCGGGCGCGTCAGCCGGGTGCAAATCTCTATGTCATTGCGGGGCCGAACGGAGAAATCCTCGCCGGCAATGTGGCTGCGCTCCAACCTGGGCTCCTCGACGACGAGGGCTGGAAGTCGGAGCCGTTCCGCTACCGGCGCTTCACCGACGAGAGCCGTGCCGAAAGGCACGTCGCCCTTGCCCAGGTCCTGGTGCTCGACAACGGGCTGAGGATACTGGTCGGCCGCGACCTGCAGGAACCCGAGAAGTTCCGCGTGCTTGTCCGTCAGGCACTGATGGTCGCGCTCGGCATCATGGGGCTCGGGGCGCTGGTCATCTGGTTCGGCATCGGCCGCAATGCCCTGCGCCGCATCGACCGCATGTCGGAGGCGAGCACGAAGATCATGGCCGGGGACCTCTCGCAACGCTTGCCCACGAGCGGTTCCGGCGACGAGTTCGACCGTCTCTCGGAATCCCTGAACGCGATGCTCGAGCGCATCGAGAAGCTGAACGAAGGACTGAAACAGGTCTCGGACAACATAGCGCACGACCTCAAGACACCGCTGACGCGCTTGCGCAACAAGGCAGAGGCGGCGCTCGCCGATACCGAGGGGAGCAACCAGAGCGGCGCGCTCGAACAGATCATCGCCGAGTCCGATCAGTTGATTCGTACGTTCAACGCCCTTCTGATGATTTCCCGCGTCGAAGCCGGCTCCGCCGTCGCCGAGATGAGCGAAGTCGACCTGGCGCGGATCGTGGCGGATTGCGTCGAGCTCTACGAGCCGCTGGCGGAAGACAAGGAAATGCGCATCGAAGCGGAGGCGGCGCCGGGGGTGGCGATCTCCGGCAACCGCGAACTGATCAGCCAGGCGCTGGGCAACCTGATCGACAATGCGATCAAATATGCGGAAGGTGCCGAAAATCCGCTGATACGGGTTGAAATGATGAGGAGCGATCGTCACGTCGTGTTGACCGTTGCCGACCACGGGCCCGGCATTCCGGAGAATATGCGCGGAGAGGTCGTCAAGCGTTTCGTTCGCCTCGACGAAAGCCGGTCGAAGCCGGGGACGGGCCTCGGCCTCTCGCTCGTCGACGCCGTCATGGAGATGCACCGCGGCTCGCTGGAACTGTCGGCGACGGAGGAGGACGGTCGGGGCCTGGCTGTTCGCATGGTTTTCCCGGCGGTTGCGACCTGA
- a CDS encoding response regulator transcription factor: MVTRMKILIVEDDLEAAAYLAKAFREAGIVCDHASDGESGLFMASENAYDVLVVDRMLPRRDGLSLITELRRKDIHTPVLILSALGQVDDRVTGLRAGGDDYLPKPYAFSELLARVEVLGRRKGAPEQDMVYRVGDLELDRLSHSVRRQGKEIPLQPREFRLLEYLMKNAGQVVTRTMLLENVWDYHFDPQTNVIDVHVSRLRSKIEKDFDPPLLRTIRGAGYMIKDDRTTDA; this comes from the coding sequence ATGGTCACCCGCATGAAAATTCTGATTGTTGAAGACGATCTCGAGGCAGCCGCCTATCTTGCCAAGGCCTTCCGCGAGGCAGGCATTGTCTGCGACCACGCGAGTGACGGCGAGAGCGGTTTATTCATGGCGAGCGAGAACGCCTATGACGTGCTTGTCGTCGACCGCATGCTTCCCCGCCGCGACGGCCTGTCGCTGATTACGGAACTGAGGCGCAAGGACATCCACACGCCGGTGCTCATTCTCTCGGCACTCGGCCAGGTGGACGACCGCGTCACCGGCCTGCGCGCCGGCGGTGACGATTACCTGCCGAAGCCCTACGCCTTCAGCGAGCTTCTCGCCCGCGTCGAGGTACTCGGCCGGCGTAAGGGCGCACCCGAGCAGGACATGGTCTATCGCGTCGGCGATCTCGAACTCGATCGTTTGTCCCATTCCGTCCGGCGGCAGGGCAAGGAGATCCCCTTGCAGCCGCGCGAATTCCGGCTGCTCGAATATCTCATGAAGAATGCCGGACAGGTGGTGACGAGAACCATGTTGCTCGAAAACGTGTGGGACTATCATTTCGATCCCCAGACCAATGTGATCGACGTGCATGTCTCGCGCTTGCGTTCGAAGATCGAGAAGGATTTCGATCCGCCGTTGCTGAGGACGATCCGTGGCGCCGGATACATGATCAAGGACGACCGGACCACGGACGCATGA
- a CDS encoding Do family serine endopeptidase, with the protein MSTIKAPRPSLKTVLKTTTVAGLAAVLLTTGLPAEVAQSFAEAVRVQAPAVPSFANVVDAVSPAVVSVRVQARERVSDDESNFTFDFGGRGFEDLPEDHPLRRFFREFAPRENDRADRWRDRRGPRGEGRLRPRAQGSGFFITEDGYLVTNNHVVSDGSAFTVIMNDGTELDAKLVGKDSRTDLAVLKVDDKRKFTYVSFADDEKVRVGDWVVAVGNPFGLGGTVTAGIISARGRDIGSGPYDDYLQVDAAVNRGNSGGPTFNLSGEVVGINTAIFSPSGGNVGIAFAIPASVAKDVVDSLIKDGTVSRGWLGVQIQPVTKDIAESLGLSEANGALVVEPQAGSPGEKAGIKNGDVVTALNGEPVKDPRDLARRVAALRPGSTAEVTLWRSGKSETVNLEIGTLPSDAKEPAPATGEAQPDEGQAGEEALADLGLTVTPSEDGKGVTIASVDPDSDAGDRGLKEGEKIVSVNNQEVKSADDVLKVINNAKKDGRSKALFQIEAQEGSRFVALPITQG; encoded by the coding sequence ATGTCTACGATCAAAGCTCCACGTCCCTCCTTGAAGACTGTGCTGAAGACCACGACGGTAGCCGGTCTCGCAGCCGTGCTGCTGACGACCGGCCTGCCGGCCGAAGTCGCGCAGTCCTTCGCCGAAGCCGTGAGGGTGCAGGCCCCGGCTGTGCCGAGTTTCGCCAATGTGGTCGACGCCGTTTCGCCGGCGGTCGTCTCCGTCCGCGTGCAGGCACGTGAACGCGTCAGCGACGATGAAAGCAACTTCACCTTCGATTTCGGCGGCCGCGGGTTCGAGGACCTGCCGGAAGACCATCCGCTGCGGCGTTTCTTCCGCGAATTCGCTCCGCGTGAAAATGACCGTGCCGATCGTTGGCGCGACCGCCGCGGTCCGCGTGGCGAAGGTCGTCTCCGTCCGCGGGCGCAAGGCTCCGGCTTCTTCATCACCGAAGACGGTTACCTCGTCACCAACAACCACGTCGTCTCCGACGGCTCGGCCTTCACCGTTATCATGAACGACGGAACCGAGCTCGACGCCAAGCTCGTCGGCAAGGACAGCCGGACCGACCTTGCCGTGCTCAAGGTCGATGACAAGCGCAAGTTCACCTATGTCAGCTTCGCGGACGACGAGAAGGTGCGCGTCGGCGACTGGGTGGTCGCTGTCGGCAATCCCTTCGGCCTCGGCGGCACGGTCACTGCCGGCATCATCTCCGCTCGGGGCCGCGATATCGGCTCCGGTCCCTATGACGATTATCTGCAGGTCGACGCAGCGGTGAACCGCGGCAATTCCGGTGGTCCGACCTTCAATCTTTCCGGCGAGGTGGTCGGTATCAACACGGCCATCTTTTCGCCCTCCGGCGGCAATGTCGGTATCGCCTTTGCAATCCCCGCCTCGGTCGCGAAGGATGTCGTGGACTCCCTCATCAAGGACGGCACGGTGTCGCGCGGCTGGCTTGGTGTCCAGATCCAGCCGGTGACGAAGGATATCGCCGAGTCGCTCGGCCTTTCCGAAGCGAACGGCGCCCTCGTCGTCGAGCCTCAGGCGGGCTCGCCGGGTGAAAAGGCCGGGATCAAGAACGGCGACGTCGTGACGGCACTCAACGGCGAGCCGGTCAAGGATCCGCGGGACCTCGCACGTCGCGTTGCGGCCCTGCGCCCCGGCTCCACTGCAGAGGTTACCCTGTGGCGCAGCGGCAAATCCGAAACGGTCAACCTCGAGATCGGCACGCTGCCGAGCGATGCCAAGGAACCCGCACCGGCGACCGGTGAAGCGCAGCCCGACGAAGGGCAGGCAGGCGAGGAGGCGCTGGCCGACCTCGGCCTGACGGTGACCCCGTCGGAGGACGGCAAGGGCGTCACGATCGCCTCCGTCGATCCGGATTCGGACGCCGGCGATCGCGGCCTGAAGGAAGGCGAGAAGATCGTCTCCGTCAACAATCAGGAAGTGAAATCGGCAGACGACGTTCTCAAGGTGATCAACAACGCCAAGAAGGACGGGCGCAGCAAGGCTCTGTTCCAGATCGAAGCACAGGAAGGCAGCCGCTTCGTCGCACTGCCCATCACTCAGGGCTGA
- a CDS encoding cytochrome c-type biogenesis protein has product MIRLLIALFLLLASVAPGFAVNPDEVLADPALEARARAISAQLRCMVCQNQSIDDSNAELAKDLRLLVRERLKNGDSDEAVISYVVSRYGEFVLLNPRLEAKTLVLWGMPAILLVAGIITLVVAARRRGARVPGAPLSDEEKERLDRLLRP; this is encoded by the coding sequence ATGATCCGGCTGCTGATCGCCCTCTTCCTTTTGCTGGCGTCCGTTGCCCCGGGCTTCGCCGTCAATCCTGACGAGGTGCTTGCGGATCCGGCGCTCGAAGCGCGTGCCCGGGCGATCTCCGCCCAGCTCCGCTGCATGGTCTGCCAGAACCAGTCGATCGACGATTCGAACGCTGAACTCGCCAAGGATCTGCGGCTGCTCGTACGCGAGCGCCTGAAGAACGGCGATTCCGACGAAGCCGTGATTTCCTACGTCGTCTCACGCTACGGCGAATTCGTGCTCCTGAACCCTCGCCTCGAGGCCAAGACGCTCGTGCTGTGGGGCATGCCTGCCATTCTGCTCGTGGCCGGCATCATCACCCTCGTCGTGGCCGCAAGACGCCGCGGCGCAAGAGTTCCGGGCGCACCGCTTTCCGACGAGGAAAAGGAAAGGCTGGACAGGCTCCTGCGGCCCTGA
- a CDS encoding heme lyase CcmF/NrfE family subunit has translation MIIELGHYALVLALATAIIQGVLPVLGVRRGDPSLMGLAANAALVCFLLVAFSFAVLTFAYVTSDFSVKNVWENSHSLKPLIYKITGVWGNHEGSMLLWLLILVFFSAMVALFGRNLPETLKANVLAVQAWIATAFAFFVLLTSNPFARLVPAPGEGRDLNPVLQDIGLAIHPPLLYLGYVGFSVCFSFAVAALIEGRIDAAWARWVRPWTLAAWTFLTAGIAMGSYWAYYELGWGGWWFWDPVENASFMPWLAGTALLHSALVMEKREALKIWTVLLAIMTFSLSLLGTFLVRSGVLTSVHAFATDPTRGVFILAILVVFIGGAFSLFAFRASHLKAGGIFAPVSREGALVVNNLILTTATATVLTGTLYPLVLEALTGDKISVGAPFFNMTFGLLMLPLIAVVPFGPLLAWKRGDLAGAAQRLFAAAALGLLAAAICYYAVNGGPVLAPFGLGLGVYLILGALTDLVLRSGLGKVAAGVAWRRLSGLPRSAFGTALAHIGLGITLIGIVTVTAFETETVVEMKPGAVVDVGRYSLRFDGMREGRGPNYTEDAGHFTVSRGGVEVTEIWSSKRLYSARRMPTTEAGIRTFGLSQLYVSLGDDMADGGIVVRIWWKPLILCIWGGALVMMAGGVVSLSDRRLRVGAPARARKALALDHDDFRSDRPKIINVIDSKG, from the coding sequence ATGATCATCGAACTCGGGCACTATGCACTGGTTTTGGCGCTCGCGACCGCGATCATCCAGGGCGTCCTGCCCGTCCTGGGGGTGCGGCGCGGCGACCCTTCCTTGATGGGACTGGCAGCAAACGCGGCGCTCGTCTGCTTCCTGCTCGTCGCTTTCTCCTTCGCCGTGCTGACATTCGCCTATGTGACATCGGATTTCTCGGTCAAGAACGTCTGGGAGAACTCGCATTCCCTCAAACCGCTGATCTACAAGATCACCGGGGTCTGGGGAAACCATGAAGGCTCGATGCTTCTCTGGCTGCTCATTCTTGTCTTCTTTTCCGCGATGGTGGCGCTCTTCGGCCGCAACCTGCCGGAGACGTTGAAGGCGAACGTCCTTGCGGTGCAGGCCTGGATCGCGACCGCCTTCGCGTTCTTCGTCCTGCTGACCTCCAATCCCTTCGCGCGGCTCGTGCCGGCACCGGGCGAGGGCAGGGACCTCAACCCCGTGCTGCAGGATATCGGGCTCGCGATCCACCCGCCCTTGCTCTATCTCGGCTATGTCGGCTTTTCCGTATGCTTCTCCTTCGCGGTCGCCGCGCTCATCGAGGGGCGGATCGATGCGGCCTGGGCGCGTTGGGTGCGGCCGTGGACACTTGCCGCCTGGACTTTTCTTACCGCCGGCATCGCCATGGGCTCCTATTGGGCCTATTACGAGCTGGGCTGGGGCGGCTGGTGGTTCTGGGACCCGGTCGAAAACGCCTCCTTCATGCCTTGGCTCGCCGGAACGGCACTTCTGCACTCGGCCCTGGTCATGGAAAAGCGCGAAGCGCTAAAGATATGGACCGTGCTGCTGGCGATCATGACCTTCTCGCTGTCGCTGCTCGGCACGTTCCTGGTGCGCTCCGGCGTGCTGACATCCGTCCATGCCTTCGCCACCGACCCGACCCGCGGCGTCTTCATTCTCGCCATCCTGGTCGTCTTCATCGGCGGTGCGTTCTCGCTCTTTGCCTTCCGTGCCTCCCATCTCAAGGCCGGGGGAATATTCGCACCGGTTTCGCGTGAGGGTGCGCTCGTCGTGAACAACCTGATCCTGACGACGGCCACGGCGACGGTGCTGACCGGCACGCTGTATCCGCTGGTACTCGAAGCGCTGACCGGCGACAAAATTTCGGTCGGCGCGCCGTTCTTCAACATGACGTTCGGCCTGCTGATGCTGCCGCTCATCGCCGTCGTTCCCTTCGGCCCGCTGCTTGCCTGGAAGCGCGGCGACCTTGCCGGTGCGGCGCAGCGTCTGTTTGCGGCTGCCGCGCTCGGCCTGCTCGCCGCGGCGATCTGTTATTACGCGGTAAACGGTGGCCCGGTCCTGGCTCCTTTCGGCCTCGGCCTCGGCGTCTACCTGATTCTGGGAGCGCTCACCGATCTGGTTCTGCGCTCCGGGCTCGGCAAGGTGGCGGCGGGCGTCGCCTGGAGACGGCTTTCGGGCCTGCCGCGTTCGGCTTTCGGCACGGCGCTCGCCCATATCGGGCTCGGAATCACCCTGATCGGGATCGTCACGGTCACGGCTTTCGAAACGGAAACGGTCGTCGAGATGAAACCGGGGGCGGTGGTCGATGTCGGGCGTTACAGCCTGCGTTTCGACGGCATGCGTGAAGGGCGCGGGCCGAACTATACCGAGGATGCCGGCCATTTCACCGTCAGTCGAGGCGGCGTCGAGGTTACCGAGATCTGGTCGTCGAAACGGCTCTATTCGGCGCGGCGCATGCCGACGACCGAGGCCGGAATCCGGACCTTCGGCCTGAGCCAGCTCTATGTATCCTTGGGCGACGACATGGCGGACGGCGGCATCGTCGTCCGCATCTGGTGGAAACCGCTGATCCTATGCATCTGGGGCGGCGCGCTCGTGATGATGGCCGGCGGCGTCGTTTCGCTCAGCGACCGGCGCCTTCGCGTCGGCGCGCCGGCGCGTGCCAGAAAGGCCCTCGCCCTGGATCACGATGATTTCAGGTCGGATCGACCAAAAATCATCAACGTGATCGATTCTAAAGGTTAG
- the ccmE gene encoding cytochrome c maturation protein CcmE — protein sequence MTRKQKRLAIIGGGVAFLTAAVLLVMFAFSQAVAYFYVPGDLAKADVAPGTRIRLGGLVEAGSVKRGEGRTITFTVTDTLATVPVTYTGILPDLFREGQGVVAEGAFVGGSPVFVADTVLAKHDETYMPKDVADRLKAQGVTLGGEENIR from the coding sequence ATGACACGCAAGCAGAAAAGGTTGGCGATAATCGGCGGCGGCGTGGCATTTCTGACGGCCGCGGTGCTGCTCGTCATGTTCGCCTTCAGCCAGGCGGTCGCCTATTTCTATGTTCCGGGCGATCTTGCGAAGGCCGACGTCGCGCCGGGGACGCGTATCCGCCTCGGCGGACTTGTCGAGGCGGGCTCCGTCAAGCGCGGCGAGGGCAGGACCATCACCTTCACGGTGACGGATACGCTTGCGACCGTTCCGGTGACCTATACCGGCATCCTGCCCGACCTCTTCCGAGAGGGCCAGGGCGTGGTGGCCGAGGGTGCCTTCGTCGGCGGCAGCCCGGTTTTCGTTGCGGACACCGTCCTCGCAAAGCATGATGAGACATACATGCCGAAGGATGTCGCCGACCGCCTCAAAGCGCAGGGCGTCACGCTCGGCGGGGAGGAAAACATCCGATGA